GCCTTTTGGGTTAAATGGTTGCCCTCACTGTCTTCAATGTATCTGGTTGCTTGAAATAGGTGAATATTAACTAATGGACGCCTGTGCGCTGATGGGGCAACGAGGATGTGTCGACAGAGGAGGGGTGGGTAAAGGATGGGCCGACCAAGCAGGCGACCTACTCACCCGCCACAATGCCCCTGAGGCGCGCTACGAGCCGCGCTCGCGCGCTTATAGATCCGCGCCGATAAAGTAAGTGGCGCAACTCATCTTCGCACCAGCAGGGCGCTGCAGCTTTGTAGGAGTGAATGATTAGCGTGCTCACGGAGTCTGCGGATTCCGTTAGTGGGATCGCTCACCGCTCACTTGAATGACGAGCGACCCACATCAGCAGCTGATGGCGAAATCGAAGCGCACTTGGCACGGCGCAGTCGATGTCTGGTCGGATTGCTGCTAATACCGACTTGACGGTGGTAGGCGGTGGCAGCCCGCCATACGTCATAGTCGCGGGCATTCACTGAGCCAGCGTCGTCTCGCGTGGAATAATCCCCTTTCAACGTCCCTGCCAATGGCAAATTCGAAATGCCCCACCGCCAAGGGATGGCTCGAATCAGACTGTTTTGTCGGTTAGCCTATACGTCAGGGACTTTGTTCGTTCGCACCCAATAAGAGGTAGATACTCCGATGCGTTTTGGTGCGTTACTTTTCCTGTTGTCGGTAGTGGGTACAGCCTTCGCCGTCGAGCCGGTCAGCCTCATCGCTAAACCGGAAGCGTTCGAGACCCTTGTAAATCCCGAATGTTCGCACTGCCGAATTGAGGCGAAGCGGCGCGCAAAAGAATTGCGCGATGACGATCGCGTGCTGTGCTGGATTCGCGGCTACTCCGACGGAGGCGCGATTCCGATTCGCTTCTTCTTGAATTCCTATCGCGTGATTAGCGACAGCTATGGCGTGTTCGTGTATGACCCTGACGCGGGCTTCGCGCGCGGGTTTGCACCGTCCTATGACTTCAAGTTTCACGGCTGGCGAAACGGCGTAATGGTTATGAGGCACAAGGATGGAACACTTTATTCTTGTCTGACTGGCAGGGCGTTTGAGGGGCCGAAGGCTGGAACGAAACTTGAACCAATTCCGACGCTCGCGAGCAATTGGGGCGATTGGATGAAACGATATCCAGATACGGTGGCTTACCACATGTTCGATAAGTACCAGCCAACCGAGTTGCCAAAGAAAGAGATCGAAGCATCGCTGCAAACTCGCGGTCCAGTCGATCCTCGCCTACCACGGGACGAAATCGTCCTAGGCGTAACAAGCGGCGACAAAGCACGCGCCTATCGCCTGGCTGACTTGGGCACCCCCGGGATGATTCACGATAAAATGGGCGAGCAAGATTGGGTCGTTCTGTGGAATGCCGCCACCAAGACTGCGGCCGCCTTCGAATCGATCGCACAGCCCGTCGATAGCGCTCAGAGCCCGAAATCCGTGCGACTCACACGTGAAGCCGCTGACTCTTCAGCGCCTTTTGTGGATACGGAGACACGGTCCCATTGGGATATCGCCGGTCGGGCAACGGACGGCGAACTCAAAGGCTCGACGCTGAAGTGGCTCGATGGAACGCAAGTCAAGTGGTTCGCCTGGGCCGCCGAGTATCCTGAGACATCGATTTACCAAGCCAACGGAAAACCTCAATGAATGTCCCTGCCGCCACGCGATTCGTGATTCCAACAATTGC
This genomic window from Pirellulales bacterium contains:
- a CDS encoding DUF3179 domain-containing protein, with product MRFGALLFLLSVVGTAFAVEPVSLIAKPEAFETLVNPECSHCRIEAKRRAKELRDDDRVLCWIRGYSDGGAIPIRFFLNSYRVISDSYGVFVYDPDAGFARGFAPSYDFKFHGWRNGVMVMRHKDGTLYSCLTGRAFEGPKAGTKLEPIPTLASNWGDWMKRYPDTVAYHMFDKYQPTELPKKEIEASLQTRGPVDPRLPRDEIVLGVTSGDKARAYRLADLGTPGMIHDKMGEQDWVVLWNAATKTAAAFESIAQPVDSAQSPKSVRLTREAADSSAPFVDTETRSHWDIAGRATDGELKGSTLKWLDGTQVKWFAWAAEYPETSIYQANGKPQ